One region of Paenibacillus polymyxa M1 genomic DNA includes:
- the dprA gene encoding DNA-processing protein DprA: MEERWLLLGLHELEGIGRRTIQRIWSSDYRLHELLHFSEQKWIEIGLSPTQARIAAQCYDEEWVHERYQRIQSSDIGTVTYVDKDYPLLMKETVDPPWVMYTKGDKSLLHTCSVAMVGTRVPTAYGRRAAEILTEELCNAGITVVSGLARGIDSICHETALRQGGNTIGVLGTAIDQIYPPQNASLFAEMASKGLIVSEYPPGTRSHPGMFPQRNRIIAGLTKGTLVVEADARSGSLITADAALEANRDVFAVPGPITSPKSKGTLNLIKQGAKTVTEASDIIEEYEADLRTRQVSSYNREQSLNLKKVSKASESETSEEKRVVLLLEQGTMTLDELLDATAWDFGLLHAVLLSLIIKKRIAQLAGTKYKLI; encoded by the coding sequence TTGGAAGAAAGATGGCTTTTATTAGGTCTACATGAGTTAGAGGGAATCGGAAGAAGAACTATTCAGCGTATTTGGTCGAGTGATTATCGATTGCATGAGCTACTGCATTTTAGCGAACAAAAGTGGATTGAGATAGGCTTAAGTCCCACACAGGCACGCATTGCGGCACAGTGTTACGATGAAGAATGGGTGCATGAACGATATCAGCGAATTCAATCCAGTGATATTGGTACGGTAACTTATGTGGACAAAGATTACCCCTTATTAATGAAGGAAACAGTTGACCCTCCTTGGGTGATGTATACAAAAGGGGATAAATCACTTTTGCACACATGTTCTGTAGCCATGGTAGGAACTCGCGTTCCTACTGCGTATGGTCGTAGAGCAGCGGAGATACTAACTGAGGAATTATGTAATGCAGGGATTACAGTGGTTAGTGGATTGGCGAGAGGGATTGACAGTATTTGTCACGAAACAGCCCTGCGCCAGGGAGGCAACACGATTGGTGTACTTGGAACAGCAATTGACCAAATTTATCCTCCCCAAAATGCCTCTTTGTTTGCAGAGATGGCTAGTAAAGGTCTAATCGTATCGGAGTATCCTCCAGGTACGAGGTCTCATCCGGGGATGTTTCCACAACGTAATCGCATTATTGCCGGTTTAACGAAGGGGACGCTCGTTGTAGAAGCAGACGCTAGAAGCGGTTCCTTGATTACAGCGGATGCTGCGCTGGAGGCAAATCGAGATGTGTTTGCTGTTCCTGGACCCATTACGTCACCGAAGAGTAAAGGCACGCTGAACTTGATTAAGCAAGGAGCCAAAACGGTCACTGAAGCTTCGGATATTATTGAGGAGTATGAAGCAGATTTGCGTACAAGGCAGGTTTCTTCATACAATAGAGAACAGAGTCTTAATCTTAAGAAAGTCTCCAAAGCATCAGAAAGTGAGACTTCTGAGGAAAAGCGCGTAGTGCTGCTGCTGGAACAAGGAACCATGACACTGGATGAACTGCTTGATGCTACGGCATGGGATTTTGGACTTTTACACGCAGTTCTGTTATCGTTAATCATAAAAAAAAGGATCGCTCAGCTAGCGGGCACAAAATACAAGCTTATTTAG
- the trmFO gene encoding FADH(2)-oxidizing methylenetetrahydrofolate--tRNA-(uracil(54)-C(5))-methyltransferase TrmFO, with protein sequence MSELQKVTVIGAGLAGSEAAWQIASRGVPVKLYEMRPVVKTPAHHTDKFAELVCSNSLRANGLTNAVGVLKEEMRILNSLVLSAADRHAVPAGGALAVDRDGFSGHITDTLHQHPLIEVVNEELQELPQDGIVVVATGPLTSPALSEQIKTLMGEEYFYFYDAAAPIVEKDSIDMSKVYLASRYDKGEAAYLNCPMNEAEFDAFYEALITAEVAQVKEFEKEIYFEGCMPIEVMMQRGKQTALFGPMKPVGLVNPHTGELPYAVVQLRQDNAAGTLYNLVGFQTHLKWGEQKRVFSMIPGLEEAEFVRYGVMHRNTFINSPQQLHPTYQFKGRSNLFFAGQMTGVEGYVESAASGLLAGINAARAARGQEMFVFPAETTLGSMARYITTADFKHFQPMNANFGLLPKLETRIRNKKEKNEALANRALESLRGYINQTGVMSTEVQA encoded by the coding sequence GTGAGTGAACTACAAAAGGTAACGGTCATCGGAGCAGGTTTGGCGGGCAGCGAAGCTGCCTGGCAAATTGCAAGCCGTGGAGTGCCAGTTAAGTTATATGAAATGAGACCGGTTGTAAAAACACCCGCGCATCATACGGATAAATTTGCCGAATTAGTATGTAGTAATTCCTTGCGCGCGAACGGTCTGACGAATGCAGTAGGCGTACTGAAGGAAGAGATGAGAATACTAAACTCTTTGGTTCTGAGTGCGGCAGATCGCCATGCTGTTCCGGCTGGTGGGGCATTGGCAGTGGATCGTGATGGATTTTCCGGTCATATTACAGATACGCTTCATCAACATCCTTTGATCGAGGTCGTTAATGAAGAACTCCAGGAACTCCCGCAGGACGGTATCGTGGTCGTTGCAACGGGACCATTAACTTCTCCAGCTTTGTCAGAACAGATCAAAACGCTGATGGGAGAGGAGTATTTTTATTTCTACGATGCGGCAGCTCCGATTGTAGAGAAGGACTCCATCGATATGAGCAAGGTCTATCTGGCTTCCCGTTATGATAAAGGAGAAGCAGCTTACTTAAATTGTCCGATGAACGAAGCGGAATTTGATGCTTTCTATGAGGCTTTGATTACTGCTGAGGTGGCACAAGTCAAGGAGTTCGAAAAAGAAATCTACTTCGAAGGATGTATGCCTATCGAAGTAATGATGCAACGTGGGAAACAAACGGCATTGTTTGGACCGATGAAACCTGTAGGCCTCGTAAATCCACATACAGGAGAACTACCCTATGCAGTTGTTCAGCTTCGACAAGACAACGCTGCAGGTACGCTATATAATCTGGTTGGTTTCCAGACTCACCTCAAATGGGGGGAGCAAAAGCGTGTGTTTTCAATGATTCCGGGACTTGAAGAGGCAGAGTTTGTACGTTATGGCGTGATGCATCGCAATACCTTCATTAATTCTCCACAGCAGCTTCACCCAACTTATCAGTTCAAGGGAAGAAGTAATCTGTTCTTTGCCGGACAAATGACTGGTGTAGAGGGTTATGTAGAGTCGGCGGCCTCAGGTCTGCTGGCTGGTATAAATGCGGCACGAGCAGCACGTGGGCAGGAAATGTTCGTATTTCCTGCGGAAACGACACTAGGCAGCATGGCACGATATATTACAACTGCTGATTTCAAACATTTCCAACCGATGAATGCAAACTTTGGTCTGCTCCCAAAGCTGGAGACACGCATTCGTAACAAAAAGGAAAAAAATGAAGCTCTCGCTAATCGCGCGTTGGAAAGTTTGCGCGGTTATATCAACCAAACGGGAGTTATGTCAACAGAAGTACAGGCATAA
- the fliE gene encoding flagellar hook-basal body complex protein FliE, whose translation MIQNAMFNVQTPVIQQIQSPNNELTKATPSESLKDFGSFLKDALNEVGQQEAATHQMSDQFMAGKVDVDQVMITSQQALLSLQLTTQVRNKAIEAYQEIMRTQM comes from the coding sequence ATGATTCAGAACGCCATGTTTAACGTACAGACACCGGTAATACAGCAGATTCAATCGCCTAACAATGAGTTGACGAAAGCGACGCCTTCCGAATCCTTGAAGGATTTTGGCTCCTTCTTAAAGGATGCTCTCAATGAAGTAGGGCAGCAGGAAGCCGCTACACACCAGATGTCCGACCAATTCATGGCAGGCAAAGTTGATGTAGATCAGGTCATGATCACTTCACAACAAGCGCTGCTTTCCCTGCAGCTTACTACACAGGTCCGAAACAAAGCGATCGAAGCCTATCAGGAGATCATGCGTACACAGATGTAA
- the fliF gene encoding flagellar basal-body MS-ring/collar protein FliF codes for MNERIAQYRDKISGYWNNFSKKQKILLVSTLAFIIIAIVVLTMQFTKTEYEVAFQDLNANDAAGVIKYLDSAGIPYQLNAGGTQISVPTANADKAKVDVGSQGLIQKGSIGMSAFDQSSSAIGMTENEFNVKYNNALNGEVQQLLERMDGVQSSKAVINMPKENIFAGLEEKDKASASVQMEFEPGFTPNQQAIDGYFNLVKTAVPNLPVENITITNKEYELIPTAKGGQGGLTSGVQENMALQKKFESDVRNNVQQFLSKIVGDDKVNVLVMSQLNFDKVTSKEQMVTPVDQTKMKGIEISAQQIQESYTGSSGQTGGVAGTGTQDVPGYPGGANSGNTSSDKSSSTINYEVNRIARDIIQSPYTVKDLTINVAVEPPTGQQTLDTATQTAIQNILVNIVRASLANSGTTFTDADLAKKVSVFSQAAPAPTSTNTFFSASNPWMWGIGAAVLALLAGVIFFIVRSRRNQEEELDEELQLMPTPTEFPSITMESVTNESQVRKQLESLAKKKPDEFVNLLRTWLADE; via the coding sequence GTGAACGAGAGAATCGCCCAATACCGGGATAAAATTTCCGGATATTGGAATAATTTCAGCAAAAAACAGAAGATATTACTTGTTTCGACATTAGCATTCATCATTATCGCCATTGTAGTGCTAACGATGCAGTTTACCAAAACTGAGTATGAAGTGGCCTTCCAGGATCTAAATGCAAATGATGCCGCTGGGGTCATTAAATATCTCGATTCTGCGGGTATACCGTATCAGCTTAATGCTGGTGGGACACAAATTTCAGTCCCAACCGCAAATGCAGATAAGGCGAAGGTAGATGTTGGGTCTCAAGGCCTGATACAGAAAGGGTCAATCGGCATGAGCGCCTTTGACCAGTCCTCCTCGGCCATAGGTATGACGGAGAACGAGTTCAATGTGAAGTACAATAACGCATTGAACGGCGAAGTACAGCAACTGTTGGAACGGATGGATGGTGTCCAAAGCTCCAAAGCCGTCATTAATATGCCAAAGGAAAATATCTTTGCCGGACTTGAAGAAAAGGACAAAGCATCTGCTTCGGTTCAAATGGAATTTGAACCTGGCTTTACTCCCAATCAACAAGCGATCGACGGATATTTTAACCTGGTAAAAACGGCTGTACCGAATTTGCCAGTAGAAAATATTACGATCACGAATAAGGAATATGAGTTGATTCCAACGGCCAAGGGCGGCCAAGGTGGACTCACAAGTGGTGTTCAGGAAAACATGGCTCTACAGAAGAAGTTTGAGAGCGATGTAAGGAATAATGTTCAACAATTTTTGTCGAAAATTGTTGGAGACGACAAGGTAAACGTGCTGGTTATGTCCCAGCTAAATTTCGACAAAGTAACATCAAAGGAACAAATGGTCACACCTGTTGACCAAACGAAAATGAAGGGTATTGAAATTAGTGCCCAACAAATCCAGGAAAGTTATACGGGCAGTAGTGGACAAACCGGAGGAGTTGCAGGGACAGGAACGCAGGATGTCCCGGGTTACCCTGGAGGAGCCAATTCCGGCAATACCAGCTCGGATAAGAGCTCAAGTACGATTAACTACGAAGTTAACCGAATTGCAAGGGATATTATCCAAAGTCCATACACTGTAAAAGATTTAACCATTAATGTAGCAGTTGAACCACCAACAGGTCAGCAAACGTTGGATACTGCAACTCAGACAGCAATTCAAAATATCTTGGTTAATATTGTAAGAGCATCACTGGCGAATTCCGGTACTACTTTTACAGACGCTGATTTGGCTAAAAAGGTTTCAGTGTTCTCGCAAGCTGCTCCGGCGCCTACGAGTACCAATACATTCTTCTCAGCTTCCAACCCGTGGATGTGGGGCATCGGAGCTGCAGTTCTGGCACTGTTGGCGGGTGTAATCTTCTTCATCGTACGCAGTCGTCGTAATCAGGAAGAAGAGTTGGATGAAGAATTGCAACTCATGCCAACGCCGACGGAATTCCCGTCCATTACCATGGAAAGTGTGACAAATGAAAGTCAAGTGCGTAAACAGCTTGAAAGTCTGGCGAAAAAGAAACCCGACGAATTCGTCAATCTGCTTCGTACATGGCTGGCTGACGAATAG
- the topA gene encoding type I DNA topoisomerase encodes MADSLVIVESPSKAKTIGKYLGSKYIVKASMGHIRDLPKSQIGVEVENDFNPKYITIRGKGSILKELKDARKKVKKVYLAADPDREGEAIAWHLAHALELDDTADCRVVFNEITKQAVKDAFKTPRKINMDLVNAQQARRILDRLVGYKISPLLWKKVKKGLSAGRVQSVAVKIILDRENEINEFVPEEYWTITAKLAIKDSTFEAKFHKLHGEKKELSSEADVQEVLEAIGKSSYKVRDVKEKERLRNPSPPFTTSSLQQEAARKLNFRASKTMSVAQQLYEGVDLGKEGTVGLITYMRTDSTRIATSAQEEAKEVIVQKYGEDFVPESPRQYSKKSANAQDAHEAIRPTSALRDPETVKPFMSRDQFRLYKLIWERFMASQMASAIMDTLSVDIEAGEAIFRAAGSKVRFPGFMKVYVEGNDDGKTEEDKLLPPLQPGDKLKKESVEPKQHFTQPPPRYTEARLVKTLEELGIGRPSTYAPTLETIQKRGYVAIEEKKFFPTELGELVIEQMEEFFPEILNVEFTANMEGDLDHVEEGEGDWVKVLSDFYESFEKRLEVAEEEMKEIEIKDEVSDVICDKCGSPMVYKLGRFGKFLACSAFPDCRNTKPIVKDIGMNCPTCGEGHVVERRSKKGRVFYGCDRYPECDFVSWDKPSIKPCPSCSGLMVEKRTKQGTKLNCTVCDHSEMLEESDESVETS; translated from the coding sequence ATGGCGGATTCACTCGTCATCGTGGAATCGCCTTCCAAGGCGAAGACGATCGGCAAATACTTAGGCAGCAAATATATCGTCAAGGCTTCCATGGGTCATATCAGGGATTTACCTAAGAGCCAGATCGGTGTAGAGGTTGAAAATGATTTTAATCCCAAATATATTACCATTCGAGGTAAAGGCTCAATACTAAAAGAGTTAAAGGATGCCCGAAAAAAAGTAAAAAAAGTATATCTGGCGGCTGACCCGGATCGCGAAGGCGAGGCTATTGCTTGGCATCTGGCGCATGCGCTGGAACTGGACGATACGGCGGATTGTCGTGTGGTGTTTAATGAAATAACGAAGCAGGCTGTCAAAGATGCTTTTAAAACCCCCCGCAAGATCAACATGGATTTGGTCAATGCGCAGCAGGCACGACGGATATTGGATCGGCTTGTCGGTTATAAAATAAGTCCATTGCTCTGGAAAAAGGTAAAGAAGGGTCTGTCTGCTGGGCGTGTACAGTCGGTTGCAGTGAAAATTATTCTGGACCGGGAAAACGAGATCAATGAGTTTGTACCGGAAGAATACTGGACGATCACAGCTAAATTAGCTATTAAAGACAGCACTTTTGAAGCGAAATTCCATAAGCTACACGGCGAAAAGAAAGAGCTCTCTAGCGAAGCGGATGTACAAGAAGTGTTAGAAGCTATCGGAAAATCGTCTTACAAGGTGCGCGATGTGAAAGAGAAGGAGCGTTTACGCAATCCGTCTCCTCCATTCACAACAAGTTCCTTGCAGCAAGAGGCGGCTCGAAAGCTCAACTTCCGGGCATCTAAAACGATGTCTGTAGCGCAGCAGCTGTATGAGGGTGTGGATTTAGGAAAAGAAGGGACTGTGGGTCTGATTACGTATATGCGTACGGATTCCACACGGATCGCCACTTCGGCTCAAGAGGAAGCGAAAGAGGTCATCGTTCAAAAATATGGCGAAGATTTTGTGCCTGAAAGTCCTCGTCAGTATTCAAAAAAGTCGGCTAATGCTCAGGATGCGCATGAAGCGATTCGTCCAACCTCCGCCTTGCGTGATCCGGAAACTGTTAAGCCTTTTATGAGTAGAGATCAGTTCCGATTGTACAAACTGATATGGGAACGTTTTATGGCGAGTCAGATGGCTTCCGCTATTATGGATACTTTGTCCGTTGATATTGAAGCAGGCGAGGCGATATTCCGAGCAGCCGGTTCAAAGGTTCGCTTTCCAGGCTTCATGAAAGTGTATGTGGAGGGGAATGACGACGGTAAAACCGAAGAAGATAAGCTGTTGCCGCCACTCCAACCCGGCGATAAGCTGAAAAAGGAATCGGTTGAACCAAAGCAGCATTTTACACAACCGCCTCCTCGCTATACGGAAGCACGACTGGTGAAGACGCTGGAGGAACTGGGTATAGGACGCCCGAGTACGTATGCACCGACGCTGGAAACCATTCAGAAGCGCGGTTACGTCGCTATTGAGGAGAAGAAATTCTTCCCTACCGAGCTGGGAGAGTTGGTCATCGAGCAGATGGAAGAATTTTTTCCAGAGATTCTGAATGTAGAATTTACAGCCAATATGGAAGGTGATCTTGACCACGTCGAAGAAGGCGAAGGTGATTGGGTCAAGGTGTTGAGTGACTTTTACGAGTCATTCGAGAAGCGTCTCGAAGTGGCTGAAGAAGAAATGAAAGAAATTGAAATTAAGGATGAAGTATCCGACGTCATCTGTGACAAGTGTGGCAGCCCCATGGTGTATAAGCTGGGCCGCTTTGGTAAATTTCTGGCCTGCTCTGCTTTCCCGGATTGCCGTAACACCAAGCCAATTGTCAAGGATATCGGGATGAATTGTCCTACATGCGGTGAGGGACATGTCGTCGAACGACGAAGTAAAAAAGGACGTGTCTTTTACGGATGTGACCGTTACCCAGAATGTGATTTTGTATCCTGGGATAAACCGTCCATCAAGCCTTGTCCAAGTTGCAGTGGCCTAATGGTCGAAAAACGTACTAAACAGGGAACGAAGCTCAACTGTACCGTCTGCGATCACAGCGAAATGCTGGAGGAGAGCGATGAGAGTGTAGAGACTTCTTAA
- the hslV gene encoding ATP-dependent protease subunit HslV has translation MDMSFHATTICAVRHNGKGAIAGDGQVTFGNSVVMKQTAKKVRRLYRGQVVAGFAGSVADAITLFEKFENKLEEHHGNLQRAAVELAKDWRQDRVLRKLEALMIVMDSSGMLLISGGGEIIEPDDDVLAIGSGGNFALAAARAFKRHGSGMEAKDMAREALEVASEICVYTNSQIIVEEL, from the coding sequence ATGGATATGTCCTTTCATGCTACCACCATCTGTGCTGTACGCCATAATGGCAAAGGAGCTATTGCGGGTGATGGGCAGGTAACGTTCGGCAACAGTGTTGTGATGAAGCAAACGGCTAAAAAAGTGCGCAGATTGTATCGTGGGCAGGTCGTTGCGGGATTTGCGGGTTCGGTGGCCGATGCTATCACATTGTTTGAAAAGTTTGAAAATAAGCTGGAGGAACATCACGGCAATCTTCAAAGGGCTGCTGTAGAACTGGCCAAAGACTGGCGGCAGGATCGTGTACTACGCAAGCTGGAAGCGCTGATGATTGTGATGGACTCATCCGGGATGCTGCTCATTTCTGGAGGCGGAGAAATTATTGAACCTGACGATGATGTGTTGGCCATTGGCTCAGGTGGTAATTTTGCATTGGCAGCTGCCCGTGCTTTCAAACGTCATGGCTCTGGTATGGAAGCAAAGGACATGGCACGGGAAGCGTTAGAGGTTGCTTCGGAAATATGTGTGTATACGAACAGTCAGATTATCGTGGAAGAATTGTAA
- the sucD gene encoding succinate--CoA ligase subunit alpha, translating into MSILVDKHTKVITQGITGKTALFHAKGALDYGTQMVGGTSPGKGGTEVEITLENGQQVKLPVFNTVSEAKEATGATASVIYVPPAFAADSILEAVDAELDLVICITEGIPVLDMIKVKRFMEGKKTVLIGPNCPGVITPGECKIGIMPGYIHLPGHVGVVSRSGTLTYEAVHQLTTRGIGQSSAVGIGGDPVKGSEFIDILHRFNEDPNTHAVIMIGEIGGTAEEEAAEWIRDNMTKPVVGFIGGVTAPPGKRMGHAGAIISGGKGTAKEKIATLEACGIKVAPTPSEMGSTLVSVLEARGILNLCTTH; encoded by the coding sequence GTGAGTATTTTGGTCGATAAGCATACAAAGGTGATTACACAGGGGATTACGGGAAAAACGGCGTTGTTCCATGCCAAAGGTGCACTTGATTACGGTACACAGATGGTAGGTGGCACCTCTCCAGGTAAGGGAGGCACCGAGGTAGAAATTACACTGGAAAACGGACAACAGGTCAAACTGCCAGTGTTTAACACAGTAAGCGAAGCCAAGGAAGCTACGGGCGCAACTGCTAGCGTCATTTATGTGCCGCCGGCTTTCGCAGCGGATTCCATTTTGGAGGCTGTGGATGCGGAACTGGACCTCGTGATTTGTATCACAGAGGGGATTCCGGTACTTGATATGATCAAGGTCAAACGTTTTATGGAAGGTAAAAAGACCGTTCTGATTGGCCCTAACTGTCCGGGCGTTATTACGCCAGGAGAGTGTAAGATTGGTATCATGCCAGGTTACATTCATCTGCCTGGTCATGTAGGCGTTGTGTCACGTAGTGGTACTTTGACCTATGAGGCAGTGCATCAGTTAACCACTCGAGGTATAGGTCAATCTTCAGCGGTTGGTATTGGCGGTGACCCAGTTAAAGGTTCGGAATTCATCGATATTTTACATCGCTTCAATGAGGACCCCAACACTCACGCTGTCATTATGATCGGAGAAATCGGTGGTACAGCTGAGGAAGAGGCTGCCGAGTGGATCAGGGATAATATGACGAAGCCAGTCGTTGGTTTTATCGGTGGTGTGACTGCGCCTCCAGGCAAACGGATGGGGCATGCAGGCGCCATTATTTCTGGCGGAAAAGGAACGGCAAAAGAGAAGATTGCAACGCTTGAAGCCTGCGGGATCAAGGTGGCACCGACTCCTTCCGAAATGGGCTCGACACTGGTAAGTGTGTTGGAAGCACGTGGTATTTTGAACTTGTGTACAACACATTAA
- the hslU gene encoding ATP-dependent protease ATPase subunit HslU, whose product MNNQSLTPRQVVSELDKYIVGQKEAKKSVAVALRNRYRRSKLPDDIRDEIVPKNILMIGPTGVGKTEIARRLARLVGAPFVKVEATKFTEVGYVGRDVESMVRDLMETSIRIVKSERTENVKDKAEDMANERIVNILVPAEKSNKSQRNPFEMLFGNNTGTSVEEEPPQQDGTLAEKRRKAKFDLLSGKLEDDVIEIDVEDTAPNMLDMFAGQGNEQMGMNMQEMFGSFLPKRTKKRKLPIKEARKVLIQDEAAKLIDMDDVIQESVKRAEQSGIIFIDEIDKIASQGKGSGPDVSREGVQRDILPIVEGSTIMTKYGPVRTDYILFIAAGAFHVAKPSDLIPELQGRFPIRVELSSLTLDEFVSILTEPKNALTKQYTELLRTEEIEVEFSAEAIREIASIAESVNRNTENIGARRLHTILEKLLEDLSFEAPELTLDRMIITPEYVREKLGDIAQNRDLSQYIL is encoded by the coding sequence ATGAATAATCAATCGTTGACGCCCAGACAAGTGGTATCCGAGCTGGATAAGTATATTGTCGGACAAAAGGAAGCTAAAAAATCAGTTGCTGTTGCCTTGCGTAATCGTTATCGGCGTAGTAAACTGCCGGATGATATTCGGGATGAAATTGTGCCTAAAAATATTTTGATGATCGGACCGACAGGTGTGGGTAAAACTGAAATTGCACGTAGACTTGCACGGCTCGTGGGAGCTCCTTTTGTCAAGGTAGAGGCCACCAAATTTACAGAAGTGGGTTACGTCGGTCGTGATGTAGAATCCATGGTGCGGGATCTAATGGAAACCTCTATCCGTATCGTCAAGTCGGAACGAACAGAGAATGTGAAAGACAAAGCGGAGGACATGGCAAATGAACGGATTGTCAATATCCTTGTACCTGCAGAAAAGTCAAATAAATCGCAACGTAATCCTTTTGAAATGCTGTTTGGCAATAACACAGGGACTTCGGTAGAAGAAGAACCACCACAACAGGACGGAACCTTAGCAGAGAAGCGACGCAAGGCTAAATTTGATCTGTTGTCCGGTAAACTTGAGGATGATGTCATAGAGATTGATGTGGAGGATACCGCACCCAATATGCTCGATATGTTTGCTGGGCAAGGGAATGAACAAATGGGTATGAATATGCAGGAGATGTTCGGAAGTTTCCTTCCTAAGCGGACGAAGAAGCGCAAGCTACCAATCAAGGAAGCCCGCAAGGTACTGATTCAAGATGAAGCAGCCAAGTTGATCGATATGGATGATGTGATTCAGGAGTCTGTGAAGCGTGCTGAGCAATCCGGTATTATTTTTATTGATGAAATAGATAAGATTGCCAGCCAAGGCAAGGGAAGTGGCCCTGATGTGTCGAGAGAAGGAGTCCAACGCGATATTTTACCTATTGTCGAGGGCTCTACCATTATGACCAAATACGGCCCGGTAAGAACAGACTACATTCTGTTTATTGCCGCTGGGGCTTTTCATGTGGCTAAACCGTCAGACCTGATCCCAGAGCTTCAAGGTCGTTTTCCAATCCGTGTGGAGCTAAGTAGTCTGACCTTGGATGAGTTTGTGTCGATATTGACGGAGCCTAAAAATGCGCTGACCAAGCAATACACCGAGTTGCTCCGCACCGAGGAAATAGAAGTCGAATTTTCTGCGGAAGCGATCCGTGAGATCGCTAGTATTGCCGAGTCCGTTAATCGCAACACCGAAAATATCGGCGCACGGCGTTTGCATACCATCTTAGAGAAGCTGCTGGAGGATCTGTCATTTGAAGCCCCAGAGCTTACATTGGATCGTATGATCATCACCCCGGAATATGTGCGTGAGAAGCTGGGAGATATTGCCCAAAACAGGGACCTTAGTCAGTATATTTTATGA
- the flgB gene encoding flagellar basal body rod protein FlgB: MNLLGDVSFQKLQAGVQAANTRQRVMADNISNADTPYFKRSEVSFEELLQQQMDGDVTPLRGKVTNSRHFQIGPVNSIPDATVIKDGYSVMNNNMNNVDIDREMSLMAENQLRYNTYIQEINERIKMMRTAVEGR, translated from the coding sequence ATGAATCTGCTGGGTGATGTAAGCTTTCAAAAGCTTCAGGCAGGTGTACAGGCGGCCAATACGAGACAACGTGTGATGGCCGATAATATTTCCAATGCGGATACCCCGTATTTCAAGCGTTCGGAGGTTTCATTTGAAGAACTGCTTCAGCAGCAAATGGACGGTGATGTTACGCCATTGCGTGGAAAAGTAACCAATTCAAGACATTTTCAAATAGGACCTGTGAACTCCATTCCTGATGCCACGGTCATCAAAGATGGGTACTCAGTCATGAATAACAACATGAACAACGTAGATATAGACAGGGAAATGAGTCTTATGGCTGAAAATCAACTAAGATATAATACCTACATCCAAGAAATTAATGAGCGCATCAAAATGATGAGAACAGCGGTAGAAGGGAGATAG
- the flgC gene encoding flagellar basal body rod protein FlgC, translating to MKINNGFDISASALTAQRLRMDVISSNIANAETTRAKVENGQAIPYRRKTVVLEPNQSGFADVLKAQMEGSSTSAAGVKVSQIQEDQSPLKPVYNPGHPDADKDGYVYMPNVDIMKEMVDMISATRSYEANVTALNASKAMVSKALEIGR from the coding sequence GTGAAGATTAACAACGGCTTTGATATTAGTGCATCTGCTCTTACGGCCCAACGGTTGCGGATGGACGTTATATCGAGCAACATTGCCAACGCAGAGACAACTCGGGCGAAGGTGGAGAATGGACAAGCAATTCCATATCGGAGAAAAACGGTTGTTTTGGAGCCTAACCAATCTGGCTTTGCCGATGTTTTGAAGGCTCAAATGGAAGGAAGTAGTACAAGCGCCGCTGGCGTTAAAGTTTCGCAAATTCAGGAAGATCAGTCACCTTTGAAACCAGTGTACAATCCGGGTCATCCGGACGCTGATAAAGATGGCTATGTATATATGCCTAATGTAGACATAATGAAAGAAATGGTCGACATGATTTCCGCAACACGCTCATACGAAGCCAATGTAACAGCTCTGAATGCTTCAAAGGCGATGGTTTCCAAAGCGCTTGAAATCGGTCGCTAA